CCACTAATTTCCATCCATTGGGAGTTTTTGCCCAACTTAATCCAAACTGAAAACCGTGCCAAAACAAATCAAAATACGCGTTTTCTTCTATAGTTGGAAGATCTATATTGCTAAGTTCCGACCAAGCACCAAAAATAGACGGGAATGTACGTGATTCGATACGCTCATGCACAGGGATGCCCATATCCGGCACATCGCAGATATCTTGCCAATCCATATATTCTATATTTGGTAAACTCAAGAGAGGTGTGTAATCTAAAATTGGATTCCTAATTATGTACAACTCCTTGAGGGTTACTAAATTAGCGAGTCGCGTAACGTCAGTAATACGGTTATGCGTCAAAGCTAAATACTCGAGATTAGGCAAGTGTGCCAATGGTAATACATCTTCGATTAGGCAACCAGATATGAACAGCAATGTCAGAAACTTTAAGTTCGACAGCGGTGTTAAATCCCTAATCGGGTTACCGTGTATACTCAAGTTTGTTAGATCCACAGCATATTCGAGTCCTGTAAGATCCGATATTTCGCTTCTTTCACCTTCCTTAAAATCGACCAAGAGTCTCATATGTTCTTTGGTCAGTCGTGTTTCCATAGGCAAGCTTAACTGCCTTTTCACCGCTGCTCTGAGATTCACATCCGGCATCCAGTTTTTTTGAGCAGGAACACTTGTTGTAACACATAGCCAAAGCACTATCAGAAAATATCTCATATCTATCTTCATATCTTATTCCTTCACGGAACACCGCACATACAGCAAGAAATTTTCTATGCGGACGGACGCGGAGATTCAGATAAGTATAACGCGTAATATCCTTCACTCTTGAGGAGCCCCAAAAGCATTCGCTACAATCACGAGATCCAAGATATTCACGACCCCATCCGCATTGAGATCAGGTTCCTGACCTCCAAGAGCGTTTGCAACCATCACGAGATCAAGAATGTTAATCGCATCATCATTATTGATGTCTGCGGGTGCGTTTCTCGTAACTTTCCGAGGAGCAGTGGGGTTGAGGAGGTATATCTCACCATCTAAATCGGGGAGGGTGTGAACGGTGTTATTCACGTCACTAGCTACGCCTATTGCTGAGGTCGGCAAAGTGATTGTTTGTGTCTGCCTGAATTCACGGATAAAAAGCCCTTCGATAGAGACACCTTTAGGCGTTTTGTAGCGTCGTCCCTTTTCACCGACAGGACGCCCCAGTGGAGCGTCATAGAAAGGATACCAGTATTGTTGGTGGGTATGATCGCCAGATTTACCAACTGCGTGTTCCTGTGAATGTCCTTCCCAAATCTCATAAATATGTTGGTGGTTGGATCCAGGAATTCCTGTGGCAAATGAAACATATCCATCAGAATGTGTGAGGCTTAGGGTCGTAAAAACTCGTGCCCATTGCTGATTCTTCGGGGAGTCCAGAGGCTCGCTTGGAAGCCCCCAACCCTCAAGACAGTTTACTTGGGGGTACCTGAAGTTCTCTTCATACCACAACAAGGCGTTTTCAATTTCAACCAAACGTTCGCGAGGGTACCCTTTTACAGTTCCTATCGCTTCCATGAATGCCCCATTAACATACGGAGCGGAGCGAGGTACTTTACGGGTGTTAGTATTAACGATAATGAGAAAATCATCTCCAACCGCTTCACGGATACGCCTAACGAGTGAAACGAGAGCATCCACCTTACTACCATGATAGAGATCTGCCAATTCTTGATCCCATTCTTGTGATTCATCCCACCAATCCATGAAAATACCATCAAAGATACCGCATTTGGCAGCCGCAATTGCTTGTTGGACAAAGTGGTCTTGTACTTCGGGGTGTGTGTAGTCTATTAAAAGTTCGCTCCAACCTTCGTCTTGAATTCTATCTCCCGATTTATCCCTGAGCCAATACGGCCAATCCTCTGGATAAGCTTCTGGGTGAGCACCATAATAGTAAATCGAAATAAGGTGCAGATGGTTTGGATTTAGAGCGTGTATCTGATTTCTCAGGCCCTTATCAAATTCAGCGGTTCCGGCGGGACTCGCTAACCTGACACCTTCTTCTGCAGAAAATTGAAAGTGGGTACTGCGGAATCCTCCTCCCCAAAACAGGTCGCGGTGTGCTAACATATTTTTAAGATATGACCATTCATGTATATCATCGGGCCTTGGATGGTTTAGGAGTGAATGCGCCCAAGGTACAAACACAGAAGGGTATGACCTATTTACGACGCGTTCTACGATATTGTCCCTACCTGTCTCGCATATTTCTTCAGAATATCCGAGATGTGTGAAAAGCAGCAGTAATAAAATAAAGAAAAATTTTTGCTTCATTTATGAAATTCTCCGTTTCTATATAGGTATGTGTCTGAGTCGACCATGTCTGTAGGATACCGTTTAACGACTGGAAAAGTAACTGTATATGCCCCTGGCGATTGCCAACATCTGCCCTCATGACTTTATTAATATAAGGATTAATTCCAGTTATAGTAGATTCCCATGACTTTAGCCTGCTCCAAGAGCATTAGCGAGATAATGAGATTCAGGACATTTACAAATATCTACAACGGCATTACCTTTAACAGTCAGAGATGAACTCGCTTCCTATTTCAGATAAATCTCGCCATCTAAATCTGGAAGGATATGCTGTGTGCCGGTGATGCCACTTGCTACACCGGTGGTTCGTTCCATGAGTTGTATCTTTTGTGGTTTTCCGCTACGATTGTAGACTGCCCAACCGTTGGTGAACTTCCGAATAAACACGCCTTCCCGGTTTTGATACAACTGCGATTTCTCGCCAATGGGTTGACCGAGGTCAGCATCCCAGAATGGATACCAATAGTGTTGGTGGTTGTGCTGATGTGGTTCACCTTTTATATGGTCTATCTTATGTCCAGGTGAGATCTCGTATTCATGCTTATGGATTATGCCCGATATTCCGACGACGTAGCAAACGTAGCCATCAGAATGTGTCAAGCCCAAAGTTGTAATAACACGCATCATTTGCTGGTTCCGGGGAGAATCCGGTGGCTCAAGCGGAATTCCCCGACCTTCAAGCGCATTTATTTGCGGTCCACGAAAGTTTTGCTCCGACCATAACAACGTGTTTTCAATTTCTCGGAGATGGTCGTGTGTGTAAGCCGTATCCCCTTCGTCCAGAATGGTTTCTATGAACGTCCCATTAAGATAAGGTGCAGAAAGTGGTGCTTTAGTCTGTCCCGTATTGACAACAATCAGAAAATTGTCACCAGCTGCCTCACGAATACGCCGCACCATAGACAGTCTCGCCGACCATTCGGCTTCAACGTCTCGATAATAGCCCCCTTTGTCATCCTCAAGCGTAGCCGTGCCTTCCTGCCAGCGTCCCAAGAAGATACCGTCGTAGAGACCGCATTTCGCTACGGCGAGCGCCTTCTGAACGAGGATGTCTTGGACGACAGGGTGTGTGAAATCTATCAGTAAGGTTGAACCGCCAGCGTAAGCTTGAACTCGATCGCCGTTTTCGTCTCTTATCCAATGGGGCCACTCTTCGGAGTAGTCGCTTGGATCGGCATCGATGTAGTCGAGACTCACAAGTCTTGTAAAGTTAGGGTTTTGTGAAAGCAGATACTCTCTTTTCCAGCGCGCATCGTCTATTCTACCAAAGAGTCGAAGCCCTGTCGGTGTAGGATGCCATTGCAGGTGAAACCCCGGTCCCCCCCAAAACAGATCGTGATAGACGAGTTTCTCATCATCAGATAGGTTTGGTAAGTTGAGAACATCGGAATACCACGCTGAAAAGACTGAAGGGTAATCCCTATCTTTGATACGAGGTGCTACCGCGACTCTGGATATATCATCACTGACCCGAAAATTGCCACGCTTGTTTAACACCTCTAAGTGCGTCAGCTCATCGAGTGGTGAAAAATCCCGAATATCATTATTTTCTATCAACAACTTTTTGAGATTGATTAACCCTGCGAGCGGTGAAATATCTTCGATTTGATTCTTCCACAGATGTAACGTCTCTAAACGCGTGAGTGCCGCGAGCGGGCGTAGGTCTGAAATCTGGTTCTCTCCCAAATCAAGAAAAGCAAGTCCTGTTAGACGGGACAAAGGAGATATATCGTGAATCTTGTTCCCTATCAGAACAAGTGCTTGCAAATCAGTCGCATGCTCTAAACCTGTAAGATCGACGATCCCTTTGTATCGCACATCGAGGGATGTTAAGTGTTGCTGAAGATATGCCCGGGTCAAAGGGGCATCTGCCGGGATGTCAAGTTTCTCTCGGACAGCCTGTCGAAGCGCGGCGTCCGGCATCCATTGTGTTGCAGAAAGTCTGAGTGAATCCTCCGAGGCATTGAGAGTTGCGTCTCTCTCAGAAGCGTGTAAACCGTTCCCATTGTTTTTACTGATAGTGGTAGTTTGTCCAATCTGATTTCGCAGTGCGGGTTTTGCGTCAATATCAAGAACAATAGGCGCGTCAATAATTTCAATAGTAGGTTCGGATTCAGCCTCGAAGCTGTAAGGTTTCTGAAAATGTGCGAGGTATTGGTTACTGACACTGAGCATTAATAGCGTTGCTAAAACCACAGCTGCGCCAAAAGCCGCCCACGGCAAGAACGGTTCCATTTTTGGAGCCGGTGTCGGTTGCATGTCAGCGACTTGCTGAGCGATGTTCTGTCTTATATTCGCTGATAACTGGACACCGCCGAGATACTCTTGGACAAAGAGATCTTCTTTCTCCTTTAAACGCTCTCGTGCCCGACGCAGACGACTGCTAATCGTCTTTACGGAAACACCTAAGAACTTGCTAATCTCTTTTGTTGTCATTTCGCCGAGATAGTAGAGGGTTACGACCGTGCGTTCACTCTCTGGGAGTTTCTCAAGAAGTTTTTTGACGAGATCATGACGATGTTCGGCTGCTTCTAACTCACGGTCTCTCTCCACATAACGCTCATAGGTTATACTGTCTATTTCTTTCACAGATGTTTCCTCTAATGATTGCATCGCAGGCTTTTGCTTTCGCATCCAATCAATGCAAAGTCGATTTGCAATGACATACAACCACCCAGCAAATTGATGCGGATTTTTCAGGGTCGAGAGTTTTCTGTATGCCTTGAGAAAGGTATCCTGCGTAATTTCTTCTGCATAGTGAAAGTCCTCAACCTTCCGCCACACAAGGGCGTGCACGCTTTTTTGATACTTTCCAACCAAGATATCAAAAGCCTTGTCGTCTCCCGATAAAACCCTATGAATCAGTTGAACATCGTCTTCTCTTTTCAAGAGTTCCTCTCCTAATGAACAGACGTGGTCGTGTTCATATTGCCAAAAGATTGAATCAAATGTGAACTTGATATAATTAAGAAATGGAATGCAGTTT
This portion of the Candidatus Poribacteria bacterium genome encodes:
- a CDS encoding sigma-70 family RNA polymerase sigma factor, whose product is MKREDDVQLIHRVLSGDDKAFDILVGKYQKSVHALVWRKVEDFHYAEEITQDTFLKAYRKLSTLKNPHQFAGWLYVIANRLCIDWMRKQKPAMQSLEETSVKEIDSITYERYVERDRELEAAEHRHDLVKKLLEKLPESERTVVTLYYLGEMTTKEISKFLGVSVKTISSRLRRARERLKEKEDLFVQEYLGGVQLSANIRQNIAQQVADMQPTPAPKMEPFLPWAAFGAAVVLATLLMLSVSNQYLAHFQKPYSFEAESEPTIEIIDAPIVLDIDAKPALRNQIGQTTTISKNNGNGLHASERDATLNASEDSLRLSATQWMPDAALRQAVREKLDIPADAPLTRAYLQQHLTSLDVRYKGIVDLTGLEHATDLQALVLIGNKIHDISPLSRLTGLAFLDLGENQISDLRPLAALTRLETLHLWKNQIEDISPLAGLINLKKLLIENNDIRDFSPLDELTHLEVLNKRGNFRVSDDISRVAVAPRIKDRDYPSVFSAWYSDVLNLPNLSDDEKLVYHDLFWGGPGFHLQWHPTPTGLRLFGRIDDARWKREYLLSQNPNFTRLVSLDYIDADPSDYSEEWPHWIRDENGDRVQAYAGGSTLLIDFTHPVVQDILVQKALAVAKCGLYDGIFLGRWQEGTATLEDDKGGYYRDVEAEWSARLSMVRRIREAAGDNFLIVVNTGQTKAPLSAPYLNGTFIETILDEGDTAYTHDHLREIENTLLWSEQNFRGPQINALEGRGIPLEPPDSPRNQQMMRVITTLGLTHSDGYVCYVVGISGIIHKHEYEISPGHKIDHIKGEPHQHNHQHYWYPFWDADLGQPIGEKSQLYQNREGVFIRKFTNGWAVYNRSGKPQKIQLMERTTGVASGITGTQHILPDLDGEIYLK